The DNA region TCCAGCATTCCTTCCTGTACGGGATGGACAAAACCCATGGCCAGCAGGACCAAATCTGCATCCATGGTAAATTCCGTACCCTTTTTTCCCATGAATTTTTCCTTGTCTGGATCCAACTCGACCTCGACGCCGTGGAGCTTTGCAACTCGCCCGTCCTGACCCTCGAGGCTTGTGGTCATCCGAGACCAGTAACGCGTGCAGCCCTCGTCATGCGAGGAGCTGGTGCGCAGGATATTGGGCCAGGTGGGCCAGGGGGTTGCCTCATTTTTCGATTCCGGCGGCCGGGCCAGGATTTCTAGCTGGATTATTTCCGCCGCGCCCTGACGGTTGCAGGTACCCACGCAGTCCGCACCCGTATCTCCACCGCCGATTACAAGGACTCGCTTGCCTGTGGCAAGAATCTCCTGTTCCGGCGCAATCGCCTCGCCAGCCGCTCGCCGATTCTGCTGCTCCAGGAAATCCATCGCGAAATGAACCCCATCAAGATCACGGCCGGCAACCGGTAAGTCCCGCGGCTGCATGGCACCGGCTGCCAGACAAACAGCATCGTACTGGCGCACCAGATAGCGGACGGAAACATCCGGCCCCACATGGACATTGGTCCGGAAATCGATTCCCTCTGCCTTGAGCTGGCGCAATCTGCGCTCAATTACGCCCTTGTCGAGTTTGAAATCGGGGATCCCATAACGCAGCAGTCCGCCCAGGCGGTCCTGTTTTTCGTAGAGAACGACCGTGTGTCCCACGCGGCGCAACTGCTGGGCGCAGGCCAGACCGGCCGGTCCGCTGCCCACCACGGCCACCCGCCTGCCGGTCTCCTGCTTTGGCGGCTGCGGCTCGACCCATCCCTGCTCGAATCCCTTTTCGATAATCTGCAGCTCGATCTGCTTGATCGAGACAGGCTCGTCGTGGATCGCCACCACGCAGGCCGGTTCGCATGGCGCCGGGCAGGCCCGTCCGGTGAACTCCGGGAAATTGTTCGTACTGTGCAGCACATCCAGCGCATCCCGCCAGCGGTCGCGGTAAATCAGGTCGTTGAATTCAGGAATGACATTCTCCACCGGACAGCCCATGCCCTGGCAGAACGGAATCCCGCAATCCATGCAGCGAGCGCCCTGGGTGCGAAGAGCCTCTTCGGGCAGAAGCGGATAAACTTCCTCGTAATCCTTAATCCTCTCTGCAACCGGACGAGCCGCGGGTCCCTCCCGCTTGTATTCGATAAACCCGGTAGGCTTACCCATTCCAGACCTCCACCCGTTTCGTTTCCTCGTCTTCCTTGATCATCTGCCCCAGCGCACGACGGTATTCCATCGGCATCACCTTGACAAACTGATTAATCTTGTCGCGCCAGTTGTCCATGATATGCTTCGCCAGCGGACTGCCCGTGAACTTGATGTGCTGCTCGATCATCCGCTTCAGCATCGCGATATCCTTCTCGTCGCTCACGGATTCGAGATCCACCATGTCAAGGTTACAGCGCTGATCGAACAACCGCTGCTCGTCGTATACGAACGTGATCCCGCCGCTCATGCCGGCCGCGAAATTGAGACCCGTGGGACCCAACACTACCACCACGCCGCCGGTCATGTATTCGCAGCCATGATCGCCCACTCCCTCCACCACCGCGTATGCGCCGCTGTTACGGATGGCGAACCGCTCACCGGCGCAGCCGTTGAAATAAGCCTGTCCCCCAGTGGCTCCGTAGAGTACAACATTTCCGACAATAATATTATCTTCCGGTTTGAACGACGAGCTTTCCGGAGGGCTGATCACGATCCGGCCGCCGCTCATACCCTTGCCCACATAGTCGTTGGCGTCGCCGTGAAGGCGGAGGCTGATGCCGTTGGCCAGGAACGCGCCGAAACTCTGACCCGCCGATCCGATAAGCCTGATATCAATGGTGTCCTGCGGCAGCCCGCGCGCGGCGAACGTACGCGCCACCTTGCCACTGAGCAGAGTGCCCACGGAACGGTTCACATTGCGGATCTGCCGCTCGATCCTCACTTTTTTCTTCTCTTCCAGCGCCTGTTTCGCCTCGGCGATCAGTTCGTGGTCCAGCGCTCCCTCGGTCACGTCAGGCTGACGGGCCATGCTCCTCAATGTTCCGCCGGCGGGCACAGGAGGCGGAGCCAGCAGACTGCTTAAATTTACTCCCCGGGCTTTCCAGTGACCCAGCGCCTGCTCAACCTCGAGCAGATCGACCCTGCCAACCAGGTCCTCGAACTTGCGGAATCCGAGATCGCTCATTATCCCGCGGACTTCCTCTGCGATAAAGCGGAAGAAATTGACCACGTGGTCCGCCTTGCCGAGAAAGCGTTTACGAAGTTTCTTGTCCTGGGTTGCGACTCCCGCCGGGCAGGTATTCAGGTGGCACTTGCGCATCATCACGCAGCCCATCACGATCAGCGCCGAGGTGGCGAACCCGAATTCCTCGGCTCCCAGCATGGCGGCAATCACCACATCACGCCCGGTTTTCATCTGCCCGTCGACCTGGAGCCTGACTTTACTGCGAAGGTTGTTCATCACCAGCACCTGCTGGGTTTCGGCCAGGCCGATCTCCCAGGGTAGGCCGGCATGCTTGATCGAACTCAAGGGGCTTGCGCCGGTCCCGCCCGCATCGCCGGCAATCACGACCACGTCGCTGCGAGCCTTGGCCACGCCCGCAGCCACGGTGCCGACACCGATCTCGGATACCAGCTTGACACTCACCCTGGCCTGCGGATTGACATTCTTGAGGTCGAAGATTAGCTGCGCCAGATCCTCGATTGAATAGATATCGTGGTGCGGCGGCGGCGAGATCAGCGTTACTCCGGGCACGGAATGACGGACCCGGGCGATCTCCCTGCTGACCTTATGGCCCGGCAACTGTCCGCCCTCACCGGGTTTGGATCCCTGGGCGACCTTGATCTGCAAATCCTTGGCGTTCACCAGGTAGTTGGTGGTTACTCCGAACCGGCCGCTGGCCACCTGCTTGATCGCACTGTTCATGCTGTCGCCGTTGGGCAGGGTCTCGAACCGGGCCTCGTCCTCGCCGCCCTCGCCGCTGTTGCTCATTCCGCCGATCCGGTTCATGGCGATCGCCAGGGTCTGATGCGCCTCGCGGCTGATCGAGCCGAAACTCATCGCTCCGCTGACAAAACGCTTCATGATTTCCTCGGCCGGCTCCACCTCCTTTAACGGAACCTTGTCGCCCGCCTTGAACCTGAGCAGTCCGCGCAAGGACTGGAGCACCTCGGTACGCTCGTTGGCAATCGAGGAAAACTTGCGGAAAAGCTCGAAATCTCCCCTGGCGGTTGCCTGCTGGAGAGTAAAAATCGCTTCCGGGCTCCAGGCGTGGTACTCGCCCCGCTTTCGGAAACTGTACTCGCCCGAGCGCGGCAGCATCAGCCTGCCTCCGTCACTCCGCGCAGGGAACGCCAGCTTGTGACGGCAGAGGACTTCCTCGATCACCACCTCCAGCCCTATCCCGCCGATCCGGGACACAGTACCGGGGAAATAACGCTCGATAAAAGCTGAATCCAGCCCAACCGCCTCGAAAATCTGCGCCCCGCGATAACTGCGGACCGTCGAAATCCCCATCTTGGAGAAAATCTTCAGCAGGCCTTTCTCCACCGCTTTCATGTAATTGTCGATCGCGTCCGGGATATTGCTCTCCTGCTCCAGCGAACCGTTGATCGCCATGTCCGCGACACTCTCGAAGGCGAGGAAAGGGATAATCGCGCTGGCGCCGCAGCCCAGCAACTGGGCGAAATGTGCCACCTCGCGGGCTTCCCCGG from Candidatus Glassbacteria bacterium includes:
- a CDS encoding glutamate synthase subunit beta, with the translated sequence MGKPTGFIEYKREGPAARPVAERIKDYEEVYPLLPEEALRTQGARCMDCGIPFCQGMGCPVENVIPEFNDLIYRDRWRDALDVLHSTNNFPEFTGRACPAPCEPACVVAIHDEPVSIKQIELQIIEKGFEQGWVEPQPPKQETGRRVAVVGSGPAGLACAQQLRRVGHTVVLYEKQDRLGGLLRYGIPDFKLDKGVIERRLRQLKAEGIDFRTNVHVGPDVSVRYLVRQYDAVCLAAGAMQPRDLPVAGRDLDGVHFAMDFLEQQNRRAAGEAIAPEQEILATGKRVLVIGGGDTGADCVGTCNRQGAAEIIQLEILARPPESKNEATPWPTWPNILRTSSSHDEGCTRYWSRMTTSLEGQDGRVAKLHGVEVELDPDKEKFMGKKGTEFTMDADLVLLAMGFVHPVQEGMLDELGLVLDRRGNVMVDKNYLSSEEKVFSAGDMVRGASLVVHAIFQGRQAARGIDNFLMGETNLW
- the gltB gene encoding glutamate synthase large subunit; this translates as MSVSASSSRRSSAGLRNDSGTIVFSRFLPETGLVSKIDPRTLPAHRTLYRPETEHDNCGVGFVAHVDGEPSHEIIRQGIQILINLTHRGAVADDPETGDGAGILIQICDGFFRKKCAELGFGLPEFGSYGVGVVFLPGDQELRDFCISELEQSVAEAGQKFLGWRDVPVNPDALGKSARKSMPDIRHFFIGSSDKDQDALERKLLLVRKIAENRVRGREDAQCCGFHIPSLSSRTIIYKGLMLAHQVPLFFDDLNDQSLTSVLAMVHQRYSTNTFPSWELAQPFRVLAHNGEINTLRGNVNWTRAREATIESELFGDDLKKLLPIITPGGSDSMALDNIAEMLTACGRSLPHAMMMLIPEAWGAKYQMSEDQRGFFEYHSILMEPWDGPAAISFTDGRVIGSCLDRNGLRPARYVVTHDNLFVLASEVGVLEFPPEKIRSKGRVGPGQMVLIDTEEKRIIYDPEIKAVISRLQPYRRWVNENRIELRGLFDCAMPVRPIQETIVQRQIAFGYTDEDLSVILGPMASKGSEPVGSMGNDTPLAVLSDRPKLLFNYFKQLFAQVTNPAIDPIREQLVMSLMSYIGREANLIKETPRNAGLLKLSRPILTNDDLDKLKHAQHENFRTLIVPIIFKIAEGIEGVHKTLERCFKEAEQAVEESYSLIVLSDRGINEETAAIPSLLAVSAVHHHLLRCGLRTRIGLVIETGEAREVAHFAQLLGCGASAIIPFLAFESVADMAINGSLEQESNIPDAIDNYMKAVEKGLLKIFSKMGISTVRSYRGAQIFEAVGLDSAFIERYFPGTVSRIGGIGLEVVIEEVLCRHKLAFPARSDGGRLMLPRSGEYSFRKRGEYHAWSPEAIFTLQQATARGDFELFRKFSSIANERTEVLQSLRGLLRFKAGDKVPLKEVEPAEEIMKRFVSGAMSFGSISREAHQTLAIAMNRIGGMSNSGEGGEDEARFETLPNGDSMNSAIKQVASGRFGVTTNYLVNAKDLQIKVAQGSKPGEGGQLPGHKVSREIARVRHSVPGVTLISPPPHHDIYSIEDLAQLIFDLKNVNPQARVSVKLVSEIGVGTVAAGVAKARSDVVVIAGDAGGTGASPLSSIKHAGLPWEIGLAETQQVLVMNNLRSKVRLQVDGQMKTGRDVVIAAMLGAEEFGFATSALIVMGCVMMRKCHLNTCPAGVATQDKKLRKRFLGKADHVVNFFRFIAEEVRGIMSDLGFRKFEDLVGRVDLLEVEQALGHWKARGVNLSSLLAPPPVPAGGTLRSMARQPDVTEGALDHELIAEAKQALEEKKKVRIERQIRNVNRSVGTLLSGKVARTFAARGLPQDTIDIRLIGSAGQSFGAFLANGISLRLHGDANDYVGKGMSGGRIVISPPESSSFKPEDNIIVGNVVLYGATGGQAYFNGCAGERFAIRNSGAYAVVEGVGDHGCEYMTGGVVVVLGPTGLNFAAGMSGGITFVYDEQRLFDQRCNLDMVDLESVSDEKDIAMLKRMIEQHIKFTGSPLAKHIMDNWRDKINQFVKVMPMEYRRALGQMIKEDEETKRVEVWNG